TCCCAATATGGAAACCGGATTGCGATGTATACAGGAGATTTCATTCTTGCAAGGGCTCTGGAAGAAATTACAAAGATAGAAGATCCAAGAATACATACATTATTATCAAAAACACTTGTGGAGGTATCCATTGGCGAAATTGAACAAATCCAATTTAAATATCAATGGAACCAAAACTTGCGTGATTATCTTCGCCGGATAAAAAGGAAGACAGCATTATTAATTGCTTGCAGTTGTAAACTGGGTGCGCTGGTTGGTGGATTAAGTAATCAGGATGCCAATAAATTATATCGTTATGGGTACAACGTTGGCATGTCTTATCAAATTATTGACGATATTCTTGATTTCACTTCTACGGAAAAAGAACTAGGGAAGCCGGCAGGAAATGATTTATTACAAGGGAATATTACACTTCCTGTTCTTTATGCAATGGAGGATAAAGAATTAAGAAAACAATTGACGACATTGATTACCAGTAACCAGGATATTAATAAAAGCACCATGCAGAAACTGGTTGCCTGTTTAAAAAATACAGATGCTATCAAACGAAGCTATGCCGTCAGTGACCTTTATTTACAAAAGGCATTAAAGTCTTTAGATGGGCTGGAACCATCCAGAGCAAAGAAAAGTTTACAGGATATTGCTGCATTTATTGGAAAAAGACGCTCCTAATCTAATTAAGATATTGTTATTTGACTGATAATTTGTTACTATTTTAGAGGTTATATTTTTTAATTACATAGAGATAGGGTGATTTGAATGGAAAAAACTTTTTTAATGGTTAAACCGGATGGTGTTCAACGTAACTTAATCGGAGATATTGTTGCTCGCTTTGAACAAAAAGGGTTTAAATTAGCCGGAGCTAAGTTAATGACAGTATCTGCCGATTTGGCTGAACAACATTATGCAGAACATAAGGAACGCCCATTTTTTGGCGAACTGGTTGACTTCATTACTTCCGGACCGGTATTCGCAATGGTTTGGGAAGGAGATAATGTGATTGCTTCCGCTCGTACAATCATGGGAAAAACAAACCCATCTGAGGCACTTCCGGGTACAATTCGCGGAGATTACGGCATGAATGTCGGCAAAAATATTATTCATGGTTCAGATTCTCCGGAAAGCGCTTCAAGAGAAATCAATCTGTTTTTTAATGAAGAAGAGCTGAACGATTACAATAAGCAAGACGAAACTTGGATTTATTAAAGGAAAGCGTTGTGGAAACCTCCGTTAAACATACGGAGGTTTTTATGTACGAGCAGGGAGGGTAATGGATGAAAGATGATTATGATTTAATGAAACAGAAAGTACATCAATCACTTCAATTAAATCTGAGTTTATATAAAGAAGCGCAAATGAAAAGACGGATCACGACGTTAAGGGATAAGCACGGTTTTAAAAGCTATGTTGATTATTTTACGGCTTGTCAGAAAGATGCTGCGTTTCTGGAGGAATTCACAGAAAAATTAACCATTAATGTTTCTGAGTTTTACCGGAATCCCAATCGCTGGGACGTTCTGCAGAAGAAAATTATTCCGGAATTAATCAAAAACAAAAGAAAACTGACGATTTGGAGTGCTGCCTGTTCTACAGGAGAAGAACCATACAGTTTGGCAATGATGCTGGAAGAACACTTTCCGGATTTAAACTATCAGATTCGTGCTACAGATTTTGATCAGGCTGTGTTAAATGCAGCCAAACAAGGGAACTATCAGGAACGTGCTTTAAAAGAACTGCCTGCTGCTTTAAAGAAAAAATATTTCACGTCAAACGGTACGATATTTCAGGTGGATCCATCTTTAAGAAAGCATATCCGTTTTGAACGGCATAATTTATTAGAAGACCGTTATCCGAAAGAAGTGGATTTGATTGTCTGCCGGAATGTGTTAATCTATTTTACAGAAGAAGCTAAAAAAAATATATTCCGTCACTTTCAGCAATCCTTAGTAACGGGCGGCTGCTTGTTTGTCGGCAGTACCGAGCAGATATTTAACGCTGGAGAATACGGTTTTTATCTGGAAGACAGCTTTTTTTACCGGAAACAATAATTAACACTACCCGAAATACAGGAAGATATGATATAGTAATTAGAAAACTTTCAACTATTTAAATGAGTGAAGTATATTCGATATTATCTAAAAAATATGACACGTTCG
The nucleotide sequence above comes from Oceanobacillus timonensis. Encoded proteins:
- the hepT gene encoding heptaprenyl diphosphate synthase component II, which produces MRLPKIYGFLTKDMDAIEKTLQQSIQAEHPILRDASTALLKAGGKRIRPVFVLLSCQLGNYDSQKIQKVAVTLELIHMATLVHDDVIDEAELRRGKPTTASQYGNRIAMYTGDFILARALEEITKIEDPRIHTLLSKTLVEVSIGEIEQIQFKYQWNQNLRDYLRRIKRKTALLIACSCKLGALVGGLSNQDANKLYRYGYNVGMSYQIIDDILDFTSTEKELGKPAGNDLLQGNITLPVLYAMEDKELRKQLTTLITSNQDINKSTMQKLVACLKNTDAIKRSYAVSDLYLQKALKSLDGLEPSRAKKSLQDIAAFIGKRRS
- the ndk gene encoding nucleoside-diphosphate kinase → MEKTFLMVKPDGVQRNLIGDIVARFEQKGFKLAGAKLMTVSADLAEQHYAEHKERPFFGELVDFITSGPVFAMVWEGDNVIASARTIMGKTNPSEALPGTIRGDYGMNVGKNIIHGSDSPESASREINLFFNEEELNDYNKQDETWIY
- a CDS encoding CheR family methyltransferase, producing MKDDYDLMKQKVHQSLQLNLSLYKEAQMKRRITTLRDKHGFKSYVDYFTACQKDAAFLEEFTEKLTINVSEFYRNPNRWDVLQKKIIPELIKNKRKLTIWSAACSTGEEPYSLAMMLEEHFPDLNYQIRATDFDQAVLNAAKQGNYQERALKELPAALKKKYFTSNGTIFQVDPSLRKHIRFERHNLLEDRYPKEVDLIVCRNVLIYFTEEAKKNIFRHFQQSLVTGGCLFVGSTEQIFNAGEYGFYLEDSFFYRKQ